The genomic region TGCCGTCGGCGTGGGCTGCTCGGCGCGGACCCGCGGGCGCGGACCGCCGGCACGGGCTCGTCGGCACGGGGCTCGACGGCGCGGGGCTCGACGGCGCGGGGCTCGACGGCGCGGGGCTCGTCGGCACGGCCTCGTCGGCGCGGGCTCGTCGGCAGGGCCTCGTCGGCGCAGACTCGTCGGCGCAGAGGATCGGCGCGGGTGGCGGTCAGCCGTTGGATGGGGTGGACCGGCTGGCAGCGGCCGGGCCGGACCTGGACTTCACCGACGAGTTCGGCTCGGGTTTCCGGCCGTCCGGTCGCTGGCGCCCTCTCCGCGCCGAACCTGGCCAGGGTGTCTGTCGCGGCTCCCGCGACGGTCTTACCGCCGGCGGGGATTCGCGCCGGGCGGCCGTCCGGTTACCTGTTACCTGCGACGTTCCCGCCGTCGGCCCCGTTCGCCTCGTCCTTGTCCTTGTCTTTGTCCTTCTCCTTGTCGGCCTTGTCGTTCTCCTTGTCGGCCTTGTCCTTGTCCTCGTCCTTGTCCTTACCGCTGTCGGTGTCGTCCTCATCGCCGGACGGGTCGTCGGGGAGCAACTGCCGGCAGTACGCCTCGACCTGCCCGGCGCCGCCCGCCGCGACGACCAGCGGTTGGAACCCGGACGTCTCCAACGCCTTCGCCCGTTGCGCCGGCTTCTTGGCCAGGTACGCCCGGCAGTGCCCGGTCAGCGGACCGTTCTGCTCCAGGGTCCTGCTGGGGCTGGCGCTGCCCGGGCCGGGCGCCGTCGGCGATCCGCCCGGTCCATCCGTGCGCGGGCCGGTGCCCGTTGAGGAGCCGTCCGGAACCCCGGTGGCCGGAGCGGACGTCGGCGGGCCGTGCGGCGGGGTCGGGTCCCACGGGACGTCGAGGGTGACCGCGGCGAACGCGACGCCGGCGGTCGCGGTGGCCGCGACGCCGGCCACCCAGGCGAGCACACCGACGGTGACGCGGCGGCGGCGTGGGGCGCGGGCCGGGGCCAGGGCCGGGGCGGCGCGGGCCGCCCGGAAGGCCGCCACCGCGGCGTCCTCCCCGGCGAGTTCGTGAGGGCGCGCCGGCGCGGCCGCGGCGGCGAGCAGTCTCGCGAGCGGGTCGACCGACCGGGTGTCCCGGGCCGCGGCTGGGCTGGTCGGCGCGGGGTCCGGGTCGGCGGGTGGGTCGGCCGGCGGGGTGTCCTGGGCCGCGAGCGGGTTGGTCGGCGCGGGGTCCGCGGGCGCGGCCCCGCGTGCCGCGTCGAGGAGTCGATCCGACTCCGCGCGGTCCACGGGCCGCTCGGGGCGACCGGCACTCATCCTGAATCCCCTCACGTCAACCATCTGCCGGTTCCGCACGCGGCGACTGCCGGCGTTCCCCACCACGGGGATGCGGCGCCACGGTGCTCTCGGGCACGGCCGGCGATTGCCCCGGCTCGGATCGCTCCATCAGCGCGGCGAGCCGCCGCAGCCCTCGGTGGGCGGCGGTACGCACCGCGCCCGCCCGACGGCCCAGCACCCGTCCCGCGGTTTCCGCGTCGAGGCCGACGACCGCCCGGAGCAGCACCGCCTCCGCCTCCCGGGGCGGCAGCGTGGCGATCAGCGCGAGCGCCGCCTCGGTGCCGATCGTCTCCCCGGCCCGCTCGGCGGTGTCGGCGTCGCCGGCCAGTTCGCTGAGCGCCTGCACCGGCACCGGCAGCGACGGGCGGCGCCGTTGCCGCCGCAGGTGGTCCATGGCCCGGTTGCGGGCGATGGTGACCGTCCAGGCGCGGAACTCGCCGCCGGTGAAGCGGGGCAGGTCCCGCGAGATCTGGAGCCAGGTCTCCGAGGCCACGTCCTCGGCGTCGGCGCCGACCAGTGCGGTCAGGTATCGCAGCAGGCCCGGGTGGAAAGTCCGGTAGAGGAGGCGGAACGCGTCCTCGTCACCGGCCCGGGCCGCGTCGACCGCCTCGCCCAGCTCAGCGGCCATGCCGTTCCCGTTTCCCGGTCAGACTGGGGCAGCGCACGCCGTCGGCGGCGCGCGCGATGCAAGTCCGGTCCGTCGGCCGGACCTGTTTCCGCACTCCCTCAGCCCCCCGCTGACCTGGTCGCGCCCGCGGCCGCGGTGGCCCGGGCGGCACTGGACACTCGCCACGACGTGCGGCGGGGACGCCGTGCCGGCGCCGTGGAGCGGGCCCGAGTCGGGCTAACGCTAGGGGCGGACCCCGGCACCGACAAGTCGGCGGCGCATCGCGAAAGAGTGACAATTACCAAGCCGGATCTTCGGCGCGTCGCTGTAACGCGAACGGGCCCGCGGACGCTGGGTGACCACGGGCGACGTGACGAGCGACGACCGGGCCAGCCTACGAGAGCGGCCGTCACGATGCGTCATCTCGTGCTGCCACTCCGTCATCGACGGCGGCGGGCACGGCGCGGCGCCCGGCTACGGACGGCGGGGGCGGCGACACGGGTCCGGCGTAGCGCGACGCGTGCTCCGCCACCGCTCTGGGTACGGTAATCCCGTGTTGTCATCGGAGGTCGTACTCAGCGGGCGCTACCGCCTGGACGACCGTGTCGCCACCGGCGGCATGGGAGACGTCTGGCGGGGCACCGACCTGGTCCTCGGCCGGCAGGTCGCGGTCAAGGTCCTGCTGCCCGCGCTGGTCTCCGACCCCGACTTCATCGCCCGATTCCGGGCCGAGGCTCGGATCATGGCCGCCCTGCGGCACCCGGGCATCGTGCAGGTCTTCGACTGCGGCGAGGACGACCTTCCCGACGGCGACCGGGCCGACTACCTGGTCATGGAGTTCGTCGACGGCGAGCCGCTGTCGAAGCGGATCGAAGCCGCCGGACGGCTCGAGGTCGCCGAGACGATGTCGATCGTCGCGCAGGCCGCGCAGGCGCTGCACGCCGCGCACCGCGGCGGCATCGTGCACCGCGACGTCAAGCCGAGCAACCTGCTGGTCCAGGAGGACGGCTCCGTCGTCCTGGTCGACTTCGGGGTGGCCCGGTCGACCAACGTGACCAGCATCACCAGCACCAACGCGGTGCCCGGAACCGCGCTCTACATGGCTCCCGAGCAGGCGGCCGGGCGTCCCGTCAGCGGGGCCACCGACATCTACGCCCTCGGTGCGGTCGCGTACTGCTGCCTGACTGGCGGGCCCCCGTTCACCGGGGACAATCCGCTCCAGGTCGCCGTCCGCCACCTCGACGACGAGCCGCCGGAGCTGCCGCACGACATTCCCGAGGCGGTCCGCGCCCTGGTGTCGCGCGCCCTGGCCAAGGACCCGGCCGAGCGGTTCAGCAGCGGCGCCGCCATGGCCGAGGCGGCCCGTACCGCGGTGACCGGCGGCGCCCCGCCGACAGCGATGGTCCCGGCGACCCCGCTGCGCGGCGCCGGTCCGGACACCCAGACCGACCTCCGGCCCGACGCCGTGCTCGCCGCCAGTCAGCAGTCGGGCCGGCGGCGCGGTCGGCGTGCCCTGCTGGGTGCTGGCGCGGCCGTGCTGGTGGCGCTGACCGGGCTGGTGGCCGCGCTCGGCGCGGCCAAGAACGCGGACGCGCCGGCGGTGAACCTCAACACCACTCCCCCGGCCGCGACCCCGACCGCCGACGTGGACCTGCCGGCCGCCAACGAGGAGATCACCACCGACCCGGGGCGGCCGAACCGGCCGACCTCGTCGCGACCGAGCGCGTCGACCTCGGCCAGCGTCACCCCGAGCGCCCAGCCGAGCGACTCGGCGAGCCCGGAGTCGCCGGCCCCGACGACCACCGAGCCGTCGCCGACCGACCCCGCCCCGACCTCGGCGACCCCGACCACCGATCCGCCGGCGCCGCCGACTCCCACGGAGAGCCAGGGCGGCGGCACGACGGCCAACTGATCCCCGGGGCCACCGGCCACCGGCCACCGGCCACCGGCCACCGGCCACCGGCCACCGGCGGGTGACGTTCCAACCCCGGAAAGGTGACGGCTGGCGGCCTGCCGGATCGCCGACAGACCTCACCAGCCCCGATATCCCCAAAACGGACGTACGGCCCCAGACGGCGCTCTAGGCTCCAACCAGGTCGATTCCACCGTCTGTCGCGGGAGCCCGGGTGAGCGCTGAGAAGTTGGTCGTGATCGGCCAGGGATACGTCGGACTGCCACTGGCCATGCGCGCCGTGGAGGCCGGGCTCGACGTGGTGGGCCTGGACGTCGACGCCGACCGGGTGAAGCGGCTCGCCTCGGGCGAGTCCTTCGTGGAGGACATCCCCGCCGACCGGCTGGGCCGGGCGTTGGGCAGCGGGCGGTACCTGCCCACCACGGAGTACACCGACGCCGCGGGCTTCGACATCTGCGTGATCACCGTGCCCACGCCACTGCGCGACGGCACACCCGATCTGAGCTTCGTGGAGCAGGCCGGCCACGCCATCGGCCCGTACGTGCGGCCGGGCTGCGCGGTCATCCTCGAGTCCACCACCTATCCGGGGACGACCGAGGAGCTGCTGCGGCCGCTGCTGGAGGCGGCGAGCGGGCTGAGCAGCCCGGGCGACTTCCACCTGGGCTACAGCCCGGAACGGATCGACCCGGGCAACCCGACCTGGCGGCTGGAGAACACCCCGAAGGTGGTCTCCGGTGTGGACGCCGCGTCGCTGGCCCGGGTCGACGCGTTCTACCGGCGCCTCGTGGAGCGCACGGTGCCGGTGGACTCGACCCGGGTGGCCGAGCTGACCAAGCTCATCGAGAACACCTTCCGCCAGGTCAACATCGCGCTGATCAACGAGCTGACCATGCTCTCCCACCACCTGGACATCGACGTCTGGCAGGCGATCGACGCGGCGGAGAGCAAGCCGTTCGGTTTCCTGCCGTTCCGGCCCGGCCCCGGCGTCGGGGGGCACTGCCTCCCGATCGACCCGTGCTACCTGTCCTGGCAGGTCAAGCGGCGGTTGGGCCGGCAGTTCCGGTTCATCGAACTGGCCAACGACGTCAACCACGAGATGCCCGAGCACGTGACGCAGCGGGTGATGGCCGGGCTGAACCGGACCGGCCGGGCGGTCACCGGGGCCCGGCTGCTGCTGCTCGGGCTCGCGTACAAGAAGAACACCGGCGACATGCGCGACTCCCCCGCCGTCGACGTGGCGCAGCGGCTGCAGCGGCTCGGCGCGGACGTGCGCGCGGTGGAGCCGCACGCCGAACCGCATCACGTTCCCGCCGGCGTGACCGTGGTGGACCTGACCGAACGGGAAATCCGGGCGGCGGACGGGGTCGTCGTGGTGACCGACCACGACGTCTTCGACTACGACCTCGTCACGCGGCACGCCCGCTACGTCTTCGACGCCCGCAACCGCTGCGCCGGCCCGGTGGTGGAGCGGCTCTAGACCCGGCGCCGCCGGCCGGTCCCCGCCCGAGAGCGGACGAGGGACCGGCCGGCGACCCGCTCACTGGTCGGCCAGTGCCTCCACCACCGGTCGGGCCAGCGCCCGCCGGGCCGGCAGGACCGAGGCGAGCAGCGCGGCCAGCGCCGCGACCCCGATGATCAGGCCGAGCTGACCGACCGGCAGCACCACGTGGAAGTCCCCGCCGATGCGGGCCAGCAGGGCCATCGCGGCCGCGCTGACCCCGGTGCCGAGGCCCACCCCGAGGACCGCGCCGACCAGTGCCATCAGCACCGCCTCGACGGCGAGCATCGCCCGCAGCCGGCCCCGGGTCAGCCCGACGGCCCGCAACACGGCGTTCTCCCGGGTGCGCTCCACCACCGACAGGCTCAGCGTGTTCGCCACCCCGACCAACGCGATCACCACCGCCAGGCCGAGCAGGGCGGTGACGAACGCGAGCAGCATGTCCACCGTGCCGGTGAGCATCTTCTTGTACGCGCCCTGATCCATCAGGTTCACCGTCGGGTACCGGCCGACCACCGACTCGATGGCGGCGCGGGCCGTGCCGTCGTCGACGCCCTCGGCCGGCTCGATCTCGGCCAGGTAGCCCCGCTCGTCGGGAAAGAGCGCGGTGAAGTCGTCGTCCACCACGTCGACCACGTGCCCCGTCGGGACCCCGCTGCCCGCCGCCACCGGGGCGTCGTCCTCGACGACGGCGGCGATCCGGAACGGTCGGCCCCTGACGGTGACCGGGTCGCCGACGGTCCACCCGCGCGCGGTGGCCAACTCCCGGTGCACCAGCGCCGTGCCCGGCCCGAACCGATGCAGGTCGCCGGCGGCCACGCCGGTGAGGGTCCGGCCGACGAGCGCCGGGTGGGCGGCGCGTACCTCGACGCCGCCGGTGACCGCGGCGCGCTGCTCGTGCACGACACCGAGCTCCGGACGGGCGCGCAGCTCGGCGGCGAGCGGCGCGGGCAGGTCACCGCCGATGCCGGTGACCACGAAGTCGACCCCGACCTCGGCGTCCACGCTGCGTTCGATGCCGTCCTTGGTGCTCCGCGCGCCGACCACGAACGCCGACACCAGACCGATACCGATCACCAGCGCGGTGGTAGTGGCGGCCACCCGGCGCGGGTTGCGCACCGCGTTCGCCACGGCGAGCCCGGCGGTCATCCCGGCCACCTGCCGGATCGGCCAGCCGAGGACCCGGACCAGCGCGGGGACGAGCACCGGCCCGAACAGCACGATGCCGAAGAAGATGAGCACCCCGCCCGCGGCGACCAGGACGAACTGCACCGCCGCGACCGCGCCGACCAGCGCGGCGATCCCGGCGGCCAGGACCAGCGCACCGGCGACCAGCCGCAGCCGACCGGCGCGCCGCGCCGGCTGCACGGCGGCGTCGGTCAGCGCGGCGACCGGGGCGACCCGGGTGCCCCGCCACGCCGGCAGCAGCGCCGAGCCCACGGTGAGCACCGTGCCCAGTACCAGGCCGGCCAGCACGGTCCGCGCGGTGACGGTGAGCCCGCCGTGGACCGGCGCGTCCAGCCGGGACATCAGCGCACCCATCCCGCCGGCCAGGGCGGCGCCGAGCAGCACCCCGACCGCGGAGGCCGCCAGGCCGACCAGCGCCGACTCCAGCAGCGCGGCCCGGAAGACCTGCCCCCGGGTGGCGCCGACCAGCCGCAGCAGCGCGGTCCGGCGGGTGCGCTGCGCCAGCACGATCGCGAAGGTGTTGGCGATGACGAACCCGGCCACCACCACGGCCACCGCGGCGAAGGTGAGCAGCACCATGGTGAACTGCCGCAGATCCCGTACCGCGTCCTCGACCGCGTCGTCGAGGATCTGCTGGCGGCTCTTCACGGTCGGCCCGGCGCCGACCGCCGCGGCGACCCGGTCCGCCAGCGCCCGCTCGTCGACGCCGGGCCGGGCGGCCACCATGATCCGGCCGTACCCGGTCATCCCGCTGACCGCGAGCGCGTCCGGGCCGACCAGGCCGACGAACGGACCGCCCACGTCCCGCGGGCTGCCGGCCACGTCGACCGTGCCGACCAGGGTGTACGGCCGCGCGGGCCCGTCGGCGCCGCCGACGCGCACCGGCGCGCCGAGGGTGAAGCCCTCCTCGGCCGCGGTCGGCGCGTCGAGGACCACCTCGCCGGGTCGGTCCGGCAACCGGCCGGCGACCACGTCGTACGAGCGTAGGGCCGGGTCGGTGGGGATCGCGGCGACGACGACGAAGCCCAGCACCGGGCGGCCGTCGGCGCCGACCACCCCGCCGGTGCCGGTCAGCTCCCCGGCCGCGGCGGCCACACCGTCGACCGCGCGCACCCGGTCGACCAGCGCCGCCGGCAGCGGCTCCTTCTCGGCGTAGACGCCGAGGTCGGTGTGCCGGTCGAAGGTGCCGGCCCGTTCGTAGGCGCCGGCGCGCATGCCGTCGACGAAGATCAGCGTGCCGGCGACGAACGCGACGCCGAGCACGATCGCGAGCGACGAGAGCAGCATCCGCGTCGCCTCGGCGCGCAGCGAGCGCAGGGTGAGCCGCAGCATCCCGCTCACCGCCCCGCCGCCGCGCCGGCCCGGGGGCGGCCGTCGGCGGTCGCCGGATCGAGGCCGGCGAGCGCGTCGAGCACCCGCTCGGCGGTGGGCGCGGTGAGGTCGTGGACCAGCCGGCCGTCGGCGAGCATGACGACCCGGTCGGCGTGTCCGGCGGCCACCGGGTCGTGGGTCACCATGACCACGGTCTGGTCGAGGGTGTCCACGGCCTCCCGGAGCAGGCGCAGCACCTCGGCGCCGGAGCGGGAGTCGAGGTTGCCGGTCGGCTCGTCGGCGAAGATCACCCAGGGTCGGGTGATCAGGGCGCGCGCCACGGCGACCCGCTGCTGCTGGCCGCCGGAGAGTTCGGCGGGCCGGTGGCGCAGCCGGTCGGCGAGTCCCACCGCGGCCACGACCTGGCGCAGCCAGGCCGGGTCGGGCCGCCGGCCGGCGATGGCCAGCGGCAGCACGATGTTCTCCTCCGCGGTCAGCGCGGGCAGCAGGTTGAACTTCTGGAAGACGAACCCGACGCGGTCGCGGCGCAGCAGGGTGAGCCGCCGATCGTCGAGCCGGCCGATGTCGGCGGCACCGATCCGGACCGTGCCGACACTCGGCCGGTCCAGGCCGGCCAGGCAGTGCAGCAGCGTGGACTTGCCCGAGCCGGACGGTCCCATGATCGCGGTGAACCGGGCGGCGGCGAAGTCGAGGTCGACACCGTCGAGGGCGACGACCGCGGCCGGGCCGTCGCCGTAGCGCTTGGTCAGGCCGCGGGCGGCGACCGCGACGCCGGCGCCGTCGGTGGTGGTGACGGAGGGTGGAACGCGCACGTGCTGCTCCCCGTGGAGATGGACGATCCGACCTCTCCGACGCTATGCGCGGGAGCGGGTTGTTGATCTCCACCTGTGCGCTCGACCTGCGTACGCCCCGGGTCGTCCCGAGCGGGTCGACCCGTACGACCCAGGTCGTACCCGGGGTCAGCCGCCGGGGACGACCAGCCCGCTCTCGTACGCCAGGACCACCGCCTGCACCCGGTCCCGGAGCCGCAGCTTGGCCAGGATCCGGCCGACGTGCGTCTTCACCGTCGCCTCCGCGACGTGCACCCGTGCGGCGATCTCGGCGTTGGAGAGGCCCTGCGCCACCAGCAGCAGGATCTCCCGCTCCCGCTCGGTGAGCTGGCCGAGCCGCGGGTCCTCGGCCGGGCCGGGACCGAGCTGGCCGGCGAACCGGTCGAGCAGCCGCCGGGTGATCGACGGGGCCACCACCGAGTCGCCCTCGGCGACCACCCGGATCGCCGCGAGCAGCTCCTCCGGGGGCACGTTCTTGAGCAGGAAGCCGCTCGCACCGGCCTGGAGCGCGGCGAAGGCGTCCGCCTCGGTGTCGAAGGTCGTGAGCACCAGGACCCGGGGTGGCCCGGCGGGCCGGTCGGCGCAGAGCCGGCGGGTCGCCTCCACCCCGTCCATGGTCGGCATCCGGATGTCCATCACCACCACGTCGGCCTCGACCCGGGCGAGCACCCGCAGCGCGTCCGCGCCGTCGATCGCCTCGCCGACCACCTCGAGGTCGGGCTGGGAGTCCAGCACCATCCGGAACCCGGCGCGCACCAGCGCCTGGTCGTCGACGATCACCACCCGGACCGTCATGCCGCGATCACCTCCGTCGTCCCGGCGGTCGACGGTAGCGGCAGGCGCGCCTCGACCTGCCAGCCCCCGGCGAGCCGGGCGCCGGCGGTGAGCGTGCCGTCGTACACCCCGACCCGCTCGCGCATGCCGACCAGGCCGTGCCCGCCGGACGGCGCGGGGCTGACCACGGGCCGGCCGCGCCCGTCGTCGACCACCCGGACCACCACGGCGTCGGCGGTGTGCTCCAGGGTCAGCTCGACGCCGGCGCCGACGCCGCCGTGCTTGAGCGCGTTGGTCAGCGCCTCCTGCGCCACCCGGTAGACGGTCAGCTCCAGGCCCGGGGGCAGCGCCGGCGGTTCGCCGGTGACCGTGTGCCGGACCCGCAGGCCGGCGGCGCGGAACCGGTCGAGCAGGGTCGGCAGCTCGGCGAGCGCCAGCCGGCGATGCTCCGGGTCGGCGCTCACCCCGGCACCGTCGGTCCCACCCGCCTCGGCCGGCGCGGCCGGCTCGGGTTGGCTCGTCTCCCGTAGGACGCCGACCAGCCGGCGCATCT from Micromonospora sp. WMMD812 harbors:
- a CDS encoding RNA polymerase sigma factor, whose translation is MAAELGEAVDAARAGDEDAFRLLYRTFHPGLLRYLTALVGADAEDVASETWLQISRDLPRFTGGEFRAWTVTIARNRAMDHLRRQRRRPSLPVPVQALSELAGDADTAERAGETIGTEAALALIATLPPREAEAVLLRAVVGLDAETAGRVLGRRAGAVRTAAHRGLRRLAALMERSEPGQSPAVPESTVAPHPRGGERRQSPRAEPADG
- a CDS encoding serine/threonine-protein kinase: MLSSEVVLSGRYRLDDRVATGGMGDVWRGTDLVLGRQVAVKVLLPALVSDPDFIARFRAEARIMAALRHPGIVQVFDCGEDDLPDGDRADYLVMEFVDGEPLSKRIEAAGRLEVAETMSIVAQAAQALHAAHRGGIVHRDVKPSNLLVQEDGSVVLVDFGVARSTNVTSITSTNAVPGTALYMAPEQAAGRPVSGATDIYALGAVAYCCLTGGPPFTGDNPLQVAVRHLDDEPPELPHDIPEAVRALVSRALAKDPAERFSSGAAMAEAARTAVTGGAPPTAMVPATPLRGAGPDTQTDLRPDAVLAASQQSGRRRGRRALLGAGAAVLVALTGLVAALGAAKNADAPAVNLNTTPPAATPTADVDLPAANEEITTDPGRPNRPTSSRPSASTSASVTPSAQPSDSASPESPAPTTTEPSPTDPAPTSATPTTDPPAPPTPTESQGGGTTAN
- a CDS encoding nucleotide sugar dehydrogenase, which translates into the protein MSAEKLVVIGQGYVGLPLAMRAVEAGLDVVGLDVDADRVKRLASGESFVEDIPADRLGRALGSGRYLPTTEYTDAAGFDICVITVPTPLRDGTPDLSFVEQAGHAIGPYVRPGCAVILESTTYPGTTEELLRPLLEAASGLSSPGDFHLGYSPERIDPGNPTWRLENTPKVVSGVDAASLARVDAFYRRLVERTVPVDSTRVAELTKLIENTFRQVNIALINELTMLSHHLDIDVWQAIDAAESKPFGFLPFRPGPGVGGHCLPIDPCYLSWQVKRRLGRQFRFIELANDVNHEMPEHVTQRVMAGLNRTGRAVTGARLLLLGLAYKKNTGDMRDSPAVDVAQRLQRLGADVRAVEPHAEPHHVPAGVTVVDLTEREIRAADGVVVVTDHDVFDYDLVTRHARYVFDARNRCAGPVVERL
- a CDS encoding ABC transporter permease, encoding MLRLTLRSLRAEATRMLLSSLAIVLGVAFVAGTLIFVDGMRAGAYERAGTFDRHTDLGVYAEKEPLPAALVDRVRAVDGVAAAAGELTGTGGVVGADGRPVLGFVVVAAIPTDPALRSYDVVAGRLPDRPGEVVLDAPTAAEEGFTLGAPVRVGGADGPARPYTLVGTVDVAGSPRDVGGPFVGLVGPDALAVSGMTGYGRIMVAARPGVDERALADRVAAAVGAGPTVKSRQQILDDAVEDAVRDLRQFTMVLLTFAAVAVVVAGFVIANTFAIVLAQRTRRTALLRLVGATRGQVFRAALLESALVGLAASAVGVLLGAALAGGMGALMSRLDAPVHGGLTVTARTVLAGLVLGTVLTVGSALLPAWRGTRVAPVAALTDAAVQPARRAGRLRLVAGALVLAAGIAALVGAVAAVQFVLVAAGGVLIFFGIVLFGPVLVPALVRVLGWPIRQVAGMTAGLAVANAVRNPRRVAATTTALVIGIGLVSAFVVGARSTKDGIERSVDAEVGVDFVVTGIGGDLPAPLAAELRARPELGVVHEQRAAVTGGVEVRAAHPALVGRTLTGVAAGDLHRFGPGTALVHRELATARGWTVGDPVTVRGRPFRIAAVVEDDAPVAAGSGVPTGHVVDVVDDDFTALFPDERGYLAEIEPAEGVDDGTARAAIESVVGRYPTVNLMDQGAYKKMLTGTVDMLLAFVTALLGLAVVIALVGVANTLSLSVVERTRENAVLRAVGLTRGRLRAMLAVEAVLMALVGAVLGVGLGTGVSAAAMALLARIGGDFHVVLPVGQLGLIIGVAALAALLASVLPARRALARPVVEALADQ
- a CDS encoding ABC transporter ATP-binding protein, encoding MRVPPSVTTTDGAGVAVAARGLTKRYGDGPAAVVALDGVDLDFAAARFTAIMGPSGSGKSTLLHCLAGLDRPSVGTVRIGAADIGRLDDRRLTLLRRDRVGFVFQKFNLLPALTAEENIVLPLAIAGRRPDPAWLRQVVAAVGLADRLRHRPAELSGGQQQRVAVARALITRPWVIFADEPTGNLDSRSGAEVLRLLREAVDTLDQTVVMVTHDPVAAGHADRVVMLADGRLVHDLTAPTAERVLDALAGLDPATADGRPRAGAAAGR
- a CDS encoding response regulator transcription factor, whose product is MTVRVVIVDDQALVRAGFRMVLDSQPDLEVVGEAIDGADALRVLARVEADVVVMDIRMPTMDGVEATRRLCADRPAGPPRVLVLTTFDTEADAFAALQAGASGFLLKNVPPEELLAAIRVVAEGDSVVAPSITRRLLDRFAGQLGPGPAEDPRLGQLTEREREILLLVAQGLSNAEIAARVHVAEATVKTHVGRILAKLRLRDRVQAVVLAYESGLVVPGG